One window of Medicago truncatula cultivar Jemalong A17 chromosome 2, MtrunA17r5.0-ANR, whole genome shotgun sequence genomic DNA carries:
- the LOC112419376 gene encoding uncharacterized protein, with product MKKKPDQKKQQSAGEESDEKKVNKSDEASSDKEHGKKNLDLEQRLRHKLSIPKVYDLMKSIDGKRRKDQIIQLLNESGFGGMVHICKWTKIHTFFVEWVVKHFEKENMWIRLSKTDVLPLKEEDVHRVYHLPMAGEQINIKLCSEAAIKRLRVELGLDGDYSPFVKVTELEIRLKKMEKPKAWVKGAICLIIHNMLCPNNSNLVSLHYAQVLEEASSYNWCFHVLQYMKDGLQNPEVANPLADFHFLMDHDEEDDANYDDTNYFADYYMEKMGKRSPFLIGKYKQPSLRDWDGKSANQDLQKVHELMGLDKGLTVGVKRLQSTDDGLLVMCFDAETCPLSKAEEHLNYYRGCIRVYTRTAETLERRIAEANASTSAKNDIVSAETNTSNEPETGENKTSSTEKSAKNDAVSEEPSTTKEAETEENKSSGTQKGVEVPEAETKDDETEENKSSGTQKGVEVPEAETKDDDAKSNDENVDDEEVEIDAKIIDDSVKAACNMGMTLTQETILKFPEFFEASNAGATPLRSVMPDEIINLDNVQTVTTKKRKKHNMLYSDSTYPERRRAVKKSKYLDSPYDDAVHESTATELQKNLSTYAWSSKLDQDELLYCSNNRAHDYSVERIDLWSLQQDEWVSCFVINVWVNCLNWNQQRDKMTRLVTPMINYVDLEKPGAFDKNNPAAFTRFIERLSKFKYLDWKTIDPNSLEYDGFE from the exons atgaaaaagaagcCGGATCAGAAAAAACAACAATCTGCTGGAGAAGAATCTGATGAAAAGAAG gTTAACAAATCTGATGAAGCAAGTTCTGATAAAGAACATGGAAAGAAAAACTTGGATTTAGAGCAACGATTGAGGCACAAGCTTAGCATACCTAAGGTCTATGACCTTATGAAGTCAATAgatggaaaaagaagaaaagaccAGATAATTCAACTTTTGAATGAGAGTGGGTTTGGAGGAATGGTTCATATATGCAAATGGACAAAAATCCACACATTCTTTGTGGAATGGGTTGTCAAACACTTTGAAAAGGAGAATATGTGGATAAGACTGAGCAAGACGGATGTGCTCCCATTGAAAGAAGAAGATGTGCACAGAGTGTATCATCTCCCAATGGCGGGGGAGCAGATCAACATTAAACTTTGCTCAGAAGCAGCAATAAAGAGACTTAGGGTAGAGTTAGGATTGGATGGTGATTATTCTCCATTTGTCAAGGTGACAGAGTTAGAGATAAGACTGAAGAAAATGGAGAAACCAAAGGCATGGGTAAAGGGTGCAATTTGTCTTATAATTCACAACATGTTGTGCCCCAATAACAGCAACTTAGTTTCTCTACATTATGCTCAAGTATTAGAAGAGGCTTCATCTTATAACTGGTGCTTCCATGTTCTCCAATATATGAAAGACGGATTGCAAAATCCGGAAGTGGCAAATCCATTAGCGGACTTCCACTTCCTAATG GAtcatgatgaagaagatgatgctAATTATGATGATACTAATTATTTTGCAGATTATTACATGGAGAAAATGGGGAAGAGAAGCCCATTCCTTATAGGAAAATACAAGCAGCCATCGCTTCGTGATTGGGATGGCAAGTCGGCAAACCAAGACCTTCAGAAGGTGCATGAGCTTATGGGACTGGATAAAGGATTGACAGTTGGGGTCAAAAGACTGCAGAGCACCGATGATGGTCTGCTTGTAATGTGTTTTGATGCAGAAACATGTCCACTATCTAAG GCAGAGGAGCATCTAAATTATTATAGGGGTTGCATACGGGTCTACACTAGAACCGCAGAAACCTTGGAGAGGAGAATAGCTGAGGCAAATGCTTCTACTTCTGCAAAGAATGACATAGTTTCAGCAGAAACAAACACATCAAATGAACCTGAAACTGGGGAGAATAAGACTTCAAGTACTGAAAAGTCTGCGAAAAATGATGCAGTTTCAGAAGAACCAAGCACAACCAAGGAAGCTGAAACTGAGGAGAATAAGAGTTCAGGTACTCAGAAGGGGGTGGAAGTACCTGAAGCTGAAACGAAAGATGATGAAACTGAGGAGAATAAGAGTTCAG gTACTCAGAAGGGGGTGGAAGTACCTGAAGCTGAAACTAAAGATGATGATGCCAAAAGCAATGATGAAAATGTcgatgatgaagaagttgagaTTGATGCAAAGATCATTGATGATTCAGTTAAGGCAGCATGCAATATGGGAATGACATTGACACAGGAAACTATCTTGAAGTTTCCAGAGTTTTTTGAAGCTTCAAATGCAGG TGCAACTCCACTAAGGTCAGTGATGCCAGATGAAATAATTAACTTGGACAATGTGCAAACAGTCAcgacaaagaaaagaaagaagcatAATATGCTTTATTCTGATAGCACATACCCTGAGCGTCGACGTGCAGTGAAGAAATCGAAGTACCTTGACAGCCCGTATGATGACGCTGTCCACGAGTCTACTGCAACTGAGTTGCAGAAAAATTTATCAACATATGCATGGAGCTCGAAGCTTGATCA GGATGAGCTTCTGTACTGCTCGAATAACAGGGCTCATGATTATTCTGTGGAAAGGATAGACTTGTGGTCGCTTCAACAAGACGAATGGGTGTCATGCTTTGTGATCAATGTCTGGGTCAACTGCTTAAACTGGAATCAACAAAGAGACAAGATGACAAGACTGGTTACACCCATGATTAACTAT GTTGACCTTGAAAAACCTGGTGCCTTTGACAAAAATAACCCAGCTGCATTCACAAGATTCATCGAGAGACTAAGCAAGTTCAAGTACTTGGATTGGAAAACTATTGATCCTAACAGTCTAGAATAC GATGGGTTTGAATAG